A window from Thermodesulforhabdus norvegica encodes these proteins:
- a CDS encoding hydantoinase/oxoprolinase family protein, producing the protein MTIIGVDTGGTFTDFIFRREDGTWGVYKLLSTPHNPAEAVLEGLNRITGGNPAHVVHGSTVATNAILERKGARTALITNRNFEDLMEIGRQNRHALYDLKYRKRPSLVPGDLRFGISGRVDARGHVLEELNFRELEALADELVRKGVESVAVCLLFSFLYPGHEKSVGRILEKRNIFYSLSSEVLPEFREYERMSTTVINAYVSPKMTRYLQYIKANMPEKSILRIMQSNGGSISAETAMRESVRTILSGPAGGVVGALEIGRLAGFDRLITFDMGGTSTDVALVDGKLPLTVESAIDGFPVKVPMIDIHTVGAGGGSIAYRDSGGALRVGPISAGADPGPICYGKGEEITVTDANLYLGRLVPEFFLGGAMRLHEERLQTYFEKMSRQLGLTPLELAEGILNVANTTMERAIRVISVERGYDPREFTLFSFGGAGGLHAAFLAELLNIPRVLIPKDPGIMSAVGMLLADVVKDYSRTVMIPVSAEMEQVLGTHFSQLLSQAKSDLMQEGFSEDQITMEKYLDMRYVGQSYELIIPWDSGAVAKFHEEHRKTYGYARSEKPVEVVNVRVRAVGSLVKPFPEPDEKPKSELNEKALAGRRKVIFGGKAVTTPVFRRDLLAFGNSIFGPAIIVEYSGTTVVPPGWKLRVDRYRNLVLEREG; encoded by the coding sequence ATGACGATTATCGGGGTTGATACGGGAGGAACCTTTACGGATTTCATATTTCGCCGTGAAGATGGAACATGGGGGGTATATAAGCTCCTTTCGACTCCGCATAATCCTGCAGAAGCAGTTCTGGAAGGTCTAAATCGCATCACCGGCGGAAATCCTGCTCATGTTGTGCACGGCTCCACCGTTGCCACAAATGCCATACTCGAGCGGAAGGGTGCCCGCACGGCCCTTATAACCAACAGAAACTTCGAAGACCTGATGGAGATAGGACGGCAGAACCGTCACGCTCTTTACGATCTCAAATATCGCAAGAGGCCGTCCCTCGTCCCGGGAGACCTGAGGTTTGGCATCTCCGGTCGCGTCGATGCCAGGGGCCATGTTCTGGAAGAGTTAAATTTCAGGGAACTCGAGGCTCTGGCCGACGAACTCGTCAGAAAAGGCGTTGAATCGGTAGCCGTCTGTTTGCTTTTCTCCTTTTTGTATCCCGGGCATGAGAAGTCCGTCGGCCGCATACTGGAAAAGAGGAATATTTTCTATTCCCTGTCTTCGGAAGTGCTTCCGGAATTTCGGGAATACGAGCGAATGTCCACGACTGTTATCAATGCCTATGTTTCTCCGAAAATGACACGCTATCTTCAGTATATTAAGGCCAACATGCCGGAGAAGAGTATTCTCAGGATAATGCAGTCCAACGGAGGAAGCATTTCCGCAGAAACGGCCATGCGGGAATCGGTAAGAACCATCCTTTCGGGTCCTGCCGGGGGTGTTGTGGGAGCCCTTGAAATCGGGAGGCTTGCCGGGTTTGACCGCTTGATAACCTTCGACATGGGGGGAACCAGCACCGACGTTGCCCTTGTTGACGGCAAGTTACCGCTGACCGTTGAATCCGCGATAGATGGATTTCCCGTCAAGGTTCCCATGATAGATATTCACACCGTCGGAGCCGGCGGAGGATCGATTGCCTATAGAGATTCTGGAGGTGCCTTGAGGGTGGGGCCGATTAGCGCCGGGGCCGATCCCGGGCCCATATGCTACGGGAAAGGCGAAGAAATCACCGTGACCGATGCAAATCTGTATCTGGGCCGTCTTGTTCCCGAATTCTTCCTGGGAGGAGCAATGCGCCTGCATGAGGAGCGGCTTCAAACCTATTTTGAAAAGATGTCCCGTCAATTGGGGTTGACCCCCCTTGAACTGGCCGAGGGCATTCTCAATGTGGCGAACACAACGATGGAACGGGCCATAAGGGTAATTTCCGTTGAGAGAGGCTACGACCCCAGGGAGTTCACTCTTTTTTCTTTTGGGGGCGCGGGAGGCCTGCATGCCGCCTTTCTTGCAGAGCTCCTGAACATTCCCAGGGTGCTCATTCCTAAAGATCCCGGAATTATGTCGGCAGTAGGAATGTTGCTCGCCGATGTGGTCAAGGACTACTCCCGGACCGTTATGATTCCTGTATCCGCAGAGATGGAGCAAGTTCTTGGAACCCACTTTTCGCAACTTCTGAGCCAGGCAAAGAGCGACCTTATGCAGGAGGGTTTTTCAGAAGATCAGATAACTATGGAAAAGTATCTCGATATGAGGTATGTTGGTCAGTCGTATGAGCTCATAATTCCCTGGGATTCCGGTGCGGTTGCTAAATTTCACGAGGAACATCGAAAAACCTACGGATATGCTCGTTCGGAAAAACCCGTTGAAGTGGTAAACGTCAGGGTGAGGGCAGTAGGTTCTCTCGTAAAACCCTTTCCAGAACCCGATGAGAAACCGAAAAGCGAATTAAATGAAAAGGCTCTGGCAGGAAGAAGAAAGGTGATTTTCGGTGGGAAGGCTGTGACCACTCCTGTATTCAGGAGGGATCTGCTGGCCTTTGGTAATTCCATTTTTGGGCCCGCAATTATTGTGGAATATTCCGGAACTACGGTGGTTCCGCCGGGATGGAAGCTTCGGGTTGATCGGTACAGAAACCTGGTTCTGGAGCGGGAGGGGTAA
- a CDS encoding P-II family nitrogen regulator — MKEIRAVIRPEKLNEVMEMLEKVGHPGVTVYQVEGHGRQAGLVEQFRGREFRVELLPKCEIRVACRDEELESILQAIASTARTGEIGDGKIFVYELLDVMRIRSGERGEKAL; from the coding sequence ATGAAAGAGATCAGGGCGGTGATAAGACCGGAGAAATTAAACGAGGTCATGGAGATGCTGGAAAAGGTAGGACACCCGGGCGTGACCGTTTATCAGGTTGAAGGTCACGGCCGTCAGGCCGGGCTTGTGGAGCAGTTTCGCGGAAGGGAGTTCAGGGTGGAGTTGTTGCCGAAGTGCGAAATCAGGGTTGCCTGCAGAGACGAGGAACTGGAAAGCATTTTACAGGCAATAGCTTCGACGGCACGGACGGGAGAGATTGGCGATGGAAAGATTTTCGTGTATGAGTTACTGGACGTTATGAGGATTCGGTCGGGCGAGAGGGGAGAAAAAGCTCTTTAA
- a CDS encoding ammonium transporter, with translation MMCVPFLYAIVTGPAVAIAGDPAGAETLKGDPGLAVDYVWVLICGFLVMFMQPGFACVEAGFCRAKNATNLLTKNLMDFAAGSLAFWIVGYALITGEDWHGLIGTSGFFLAGDGYDVGTYLSFFWQMVFAATAATIVSGAVAERIKFKAYLLYSIVITGFIYPVYAHWVWGGGWLSELPFGVGHVDFAGSGVVHAIGGIVGLAGSIVLGPRYGKFDRSGKPRAIPGHNIPLAALGVFILWFGWFGFNPGSTFSAHHLRISVIAVNTTLAASAASVTALLIILAKTGKFDLGMALNGVLAGLVAITAPCAWVEAWAAVVIGIVAGIILVAGVYFLEGLKIDDPVGAVPVHGFNGLWGLISVGIFADGTYGNYSVEPPFVTGLLYGGGIGQLVSQVVGAVVLFAWAFVTGLVLFKALDVLLGIRVAPEEEIHGLDLFEHGTPAYPEFYTLRR, from the coding sequence ATGATGTGTGTTCCTTTTTTGTACGCTATTGTGACGGGACCTGCGGTAGCAATTGCCGGGGATCCTGCGGGAGCGGAGACGCTTAAAGGTGATCCCGGGCTTGCCGTGGATTACGTCTGGGTTCTTATCTGCGGCTTTCTGGTAATGTTCATGCAGCCTGGCTTTGCCTGCGTCGAAGCGGGATTCTGCAGGGCTAAAAATGCCACCAATCTACTGACCAAAAATCTCATGGACTTCGCCGCAGGTTCTCTGGCTTTCTGGATTGTGGGTTACGCACTTATAACCGGAGAAGACTGGCACGGCCTTATCGGTACCTCGGGCTTCTTCCTGGCAGGTGATGGCTACGATGTGGGAACCTATCTTTCCTTTTTCTGGCAGATGGTCTTTGCGGCAACGGCGGCCACCATCGTTTCCGGTGCCGTGGCTGAGCGGATTAAGTTCAAAGCTTATCTTCTCTATTCAATCGTTATCACGGGGTTCATCTACCCTGTTTATGCTCACTGGGTATGGGGTGGAGGTTGGTTGTCTGAGCTCCCCTTTGGCGTGGGTCACGTTGACTTCGCAGGTTCCGGAGTGGTCCACGCCATAGGGGGTATAGTGGGACTTGCGGGATCTATAGTTCTGGGGCCCCGATACGGGAAGTTCGACAGATCAGGAAAACCCAGGGCAATTCCCGGTCATAACATTCCTCTGGCGGCTCTTGGGGTCTTTATCCTCTGGTTCGGATGGTTTGGTTTCAACCCGGGCTCTACATTTTCTGCCCATCACCTCCGGATCTCGGTTATTGCCGTAAACACCACTCTGGCGGCCTCTGCCGCATCGGTTACGGCGCTTCTGATCATCCTTGCGAAAACGGGCAAATTCGATCTGGGTATGGCTCTTAACGGTGTTCTCGCCGGGCTTGTGGCTATAACGGCGCCCTGTGCCTGGGTTGAAGCATGGGCTGCGGTGGTCATAGGCATTGTTGCGGGGATCATTCTTGTTGCGGGGGTCTATTTCCTGGAAGGCCTGAAGATAGACGATCCGGTAGGAGCTGTTCCGGTTCACGGCTTTAACGGTCTGTGGGGACTTATATCCGTTGGGATCTTTGCAGACGGTACCTACGGAAACTATTCGGTTGAGCCACCCTTTGTTACCGGTTTGCTCTACGGAGGAGGAATAGGGCAGCTGGTGTCCCAGGTTGTGGGGGCCGTGGTTCTCTTTGCGTGGGCTTTTGTGACGGGATTGGTGCTTTTCAAGGCATTGGATGTCCTGCTGGGCATTCGGGTTGCTCCCGAAGAAGAGATTCACGGACTCGATCTGTTTGAACACGGAACACCAGCTTATCCTGAATTCTATACCTTGAGGAGATAA
- a CDS encoding nitrogenase component 1 has protein sequence MGLCGSVPMRACGMASEPGHMTQRSCAYFGARYVLGPIKDVLHVVHGPAGCLYYGSMVRGRLQKVVGTDLGVGEIVMGGLSRLKDALIEAFRMWPEKSGAFVYMTCGPGITGDDVEGVAAQVEKETRKKVVVIHCPGFSKIHQSGGHSLAYDALFRLIKPVKKAQEPTVNIIGEYNVAGETKSIRALLSGLGLRVNTVFTGDAKLEDISTSSSAHLNILICGSTGRKFARLMREKFGIPHVEASFYGTTATSRAVRKIADFFDLMDRNMLLGVMEQKFRALDETEAIRKACEGKKALVVLGAARIKSIGALLRELGFEIIGIASIFASNEDYRGICFNPPLTMDDPGDDEFEKLLRAFTPDLVVTNSREQWRSVKLGFPTLALPQEEFRGSFAGYEGFINFAKDVQRVLTAPVWRFVHG, from the coding sequence ATGGGGCTCTGTGGTTCTGTACCGATGAGGGCCTGTGGGATGGCAAGCGAGCCGGGTCACATGACCCAGAGGAGTTGTGCCTACTTCGGCGCCCGATACGTGCTGGGACCGATAAAAGACGTTCTGCACGTTGTTCACGGTCCCGCAGGATGCCTTTACTATGGTTCCATGGTAAGAGGCCGCCTCCAGAAGGTTGTTGGAACCGACCTGGGGGTCGGGGAGATCGTTATGGGGGGGTTAAGCCGGCTGAAGGATGCTCTGATCGAAGCCTTCAGGATGTGGCCTGAAAAATCCGGAGCTTTCGTCTACATGACCTGTGGCCCGGGAATAACGGGAGACGACGTGGAAGGCGTTGCCGCTCAGGTAGAAAAGGAAACCCGTAAGAAGGTCGTGGTTATTCATTGCCCGGGTTTTTCAAAAATCCATCAGTCCGGAGGACATTCACTGGCCTATGACGCCCTTTTTCGACTTATAAAACCCGTAAAAAAGGCTCAGGAGCCCACGGTAAACATCATCGGCGAGTATAATGTCGCAGGTGAGACGAAATCAATCAGGGCCCTTCTGTCCGGTCTCGGCCTTCGAGTTAATACGGTTTTCACCGGTGATGCGAAACTTGAAGATATTTCAACCTCTTCGTCCGCTCACCTTAACATTTTGATATGCGGGTCCACAGGAAGGAAGTTTGCGAGATTGATGCGGGAAAAATTCGGCATACCCCATGTGGAGGCGTCGTTTTACGGAACGACTGCAACGAGCAGAGCTGTGAGGAAGATAGCCGACTTCTTTGACCTTATGGACAGAAACATGCTGTTGGGAGTTATGGAGCAGAAGTTCAGAGCACTTGATGAAACCGAAGCGATACGAAAGGCCTGTGAGGGCAAGAAGGCCCTGGTGGTTCTGGGCGCTGCCAGAATTAAAAGCATAGGGGCACTGCTCAGGGAACTGGGCTTCGAGATCATCGGCATTGCTTCCATATTCGCATCTAACGAGGACTACAGGGGGATCTGTTTTAATCCTCCTCTTACCATGGACGATCCAGGAGATGACGAATTCGAAAAGCTACTGAGGGCGTTCACTCCGGATCTCGTTGTTACCAATTCCCGAGAACAGTGGCGGTCCGTCAAGCTTGGATTTCCCACTCTTGCCCTGCCACAGGAAGAATTCCGGGGGTCTTTTGCCGGATATGAGGGGTTCATCAACTTTGCCAAAGATGTACAGCGTGTTTTGACCGCGCCGGTCTGGCGCTTTGTCCATGGGTAA
- a CDS encoding nitrogenase component 1 — protein MINSLSEIPIEGITYKNLKIEKKPITQDYVPPPLELVPSSKRAVCIDPSRTCMPLGAMWATLGVHRAIPFVQGAQGCTTYVRYTFARIFREPASIASASFHEDAAVFGGRQNLIRGIRNLVCRYRPELISIVTTCSSEVIGDDIHSFLSEAMDLLEEEFGREVLDVTRFVIVNTPSFAGSHVEGYNRASREFLRALAKSTGQKSRTLYFIPGFMSPGDIRELKRILEMMDVSFRILFDISDTLDCPLVGMPERIPYYPPGGTRVEDFVRAGDGSAIFALSPDAGRAGALWLEKVHRVAARIMPIPMGIGCTDEFIKSLSEIAEVPIPDSIKWERGILLDAMADTLHYTMMKRVALCGDPDFVASATRFVCELGMIPTYILIGTRSSTAPETVWKAAEEYNVKPVVFNGGDQFEWEYALKNDPPDLILGHSRCVNISREIGVPLVRFGFPVYDRVGYQRQPFIGYRGGERFLALIVNTLLDHHYPDDRTHQ, from the coding sequence ATGATAAATAGCCTTTCGGAAATTCCCATTGAGGGAATCACTTACAAAAATCTTAAAATAGAAAAAAAACCCATTACGCAGGACTACGTACCCCCGCCTCTCGAGCTTGTACCTTCAAGTAAAAGAGCCGTCTGCATAGACCCGAGCAGAACCTGCATGCCCCTGGGCGCTATGTGGGCAACACTGGGCGTTCACAGGGCCATTCCTTTTGTTCAGGGAGCACAGGGGTGCACGACCTACGTGAGGTACACTTTTGCCAGAATATTCCGGGAGCCCGCATCAATTGCAAGCGCATCCTTTCATGAGGATGCGGCCGTTTTCGGCGGAAGACAGAATCTCATAAGGGGCATCCGAAATCTCGTGTGTCGCTACAGGCCAGAGCTGATATCCATCGTTACAACCTGTTCCAGCGAGGTCATAGGCGACGACATACACAGTTTTTTATCCGAGGCGATGGACCTGCTGGAGGAAGAGTTCGGCCGGGAAGTTCTGGACGTCACCAGGTTCGTAATCGTGAACACTCCCAGTTTTGCGGGCTCTCACGTGGAAGGTTACAACAGGGCATCCAGGGAATTTTTACGGGCTCTGGCAAAATCGACCGGTCAGAAATCCAGGACGCTCTACTTTATACCCGGATTCATGTCGCCCGGCGATATTCGAGAACTCAAGCGGATACTGGAAATGATGGATGTCTCTTTCCGCATACTCTTCGACATAAGTGATACCCTTGATTGCCCACTTGTGGGAATGCCCGAAAGGATTCCCTACTATCCCCCCGGAGGAACAAGGGTGGAAGACTTCGTTAGAGCCGGAGACGGTAGCGCGATCTTTGCCCTGTCCCCCGATGCCGGAAGAGCAGGTGCACTCTGGCTGGAAAAGGTCCATCGGGTTGCGGCAAGGATTATGCCGATTCCCATGGGCATTGGCTGTACCGATGAGTTCATAAAATCCTTGAGTGAGATTGCCGAGGTTCCCATTCCCGATTCAATCAAGTGGGAACGGGGTATCCTGCTGGACGCTATGGCAGACACGCTTCATTACACAATGATGAAGAGAGTGGCTCTCTGTGGTGACCCGGATTTTGTGGCTTCTGCAACCAGATTCGTCTGCGAACTCGGGATGATTCCAACTTACATCCTCATAGGAACCAGAAGCTCAACGGCTCCTGAGACAGTCTGGAAGGCAGCAGAAGAATACAACGTAAAACCCGTCGTGTTCAACGGAGGGGATCAGTTTGAATGGGAATATGCCCTCAAGAACGACCCTCCCGATTTGATACTGGGTCATTCCCGATGTGTGAACATTTCCAGAGAGATAGGTGTGCCTCTGGTGCGTTTCGGCTTTCCCGTTTACGATCGAGTAGGATACCAGAGACAGCCTTTCATAGGCTATCGGGGCGGCGAAAGATTTTTGGCCCTGATCGTAAACACCCTTCTGGATCACCACTATCCGGACGACAGAACGCATCAGTAA